The DNA window TTCGCATTTATGAGATCAGAGAGCTTTCACTGCGTTGTCTGAAACTTGAACATCACTTCAGCAGACCTGCGTGACCCTGTATGCTTGCTGAAGCTTTCCGAAGATGCAGGAGACTTTTGCACTGATGTGTCTGCTGTACGCCACGGCATCGGGACTTCCTGTGAGTATTTTATCTCCGTAACTCGTTTCTTTGTTTGGCGGCAGAAACTCTGATTGAGGTTTGCAAATTTCGTAACTGCATTAACTGGGATTTGCTTTCCTAGTATTTAACATGGAATGACAAACTGGGAATCCTTTCGAAAAAGAAGCAAATGGGCCATAATGTAGACACTGGATACGTTTCCCTAAGGAAGCTGGAGGCTTTATGACTCTGCTGTGCTGTAATTGCACTCCTCCGCTTTCTTCGCTTCTGGATTAAACACTATCCTCACTCGTTCGCTTTCCCTGCCCCTCTGCCCAGGTGACCCAGTCGCCAGACCAGGCCGCTCCCTCCACGAAGCCGCTCCGCACTGACCTGATGGAGCCCGGGAAGCAGGTACAGCTTCTACTACAGTCAGCTGTGAGCTGTGGATCACCCAAAGGCCTCAGCTCAGTACCCAGCCAGGCTCTGGTCCCTGTAGATCCCACTGGGGTTGCCTCTGCCAGTCCATCTCCTCCATACCCTCACTTAGCTGCTCAGCTTCTGTGTCATTTTAGCTCATGATCCTGCTGTCTGATCCACCACAGCACATTCTGTCACTGAGAAGCTTTTAATATCCACCCAGTAAAACCACAGTACTGTAACAGCAACATCCTGGTTTAGTTCACTCACACTGTGTCACATTTAATTTTTCCCAGTTTCTTTCCTTGGATTTgtcttcatttgtttttcttggTGTTGATGTATTTCCCAGGCATTCCTGCCGTATGGGTATTACCAGTTCTTTCCGGCACTTTCCGGCAGCCAGCAGGTACGGCGTTCAGAGGTGATGTCGTGGCTGATCCTGTCTGGTCACTGTACTGGTTTTCCCAGACGCTCGATCTGGCCCAAAGCCAGGTTCCTGTTTGAAGATCACATCAGACCCTTAATTATAGCAAGTTATTTAGCCCTCAGGAGATCGATTTCTGTCCTTTTTATCTGCTGTTACTTTGTTTGTTGAATGCTATTGCCAAATTAATGAGCAAGTGAAATTCCTTTTGACATccattgaatttcccctcacgTGTGATTGGCTCGTTCGCTAGACACATTTTGGGTCAACTGTCCTCATGCCATTTTGTTCTTCCCACCAGGCCCCCGCATTTGGGACGCCCATGCTCATCCCGGCTCCGTTCCCCCAGCTGCCTGCAGGAACTGCGCAGCCTGCGCAAACTGCGCAATTGTTGCAGCCAGGACAAAATGTATGAAAAATGCAGGAAATGCAGAAATCGATAAAGGCATTTTCTAATGCATTTGTGGGCCTTTCGTTTAGACTGTGATAGGTCTTTCTCACTTCCATATGCTGGTCCCGTAAGCTTTTTCCACTCTGCAGTTTATcctgtccccctctctctctgatGCAGATTCCTCCGACCCTCTACGTGTTTCAGCAGGCTCCGGTAAATACACCCTGTCGCTGTAGAAATGGCTCCTTCCCCCTGCTTTCCCTTATGTTCCCAGCCTAGCTTTCAGGCCCTCTCACTCGCCTCCTTCTCTGTTCTTTCCCAGCAGGAAAGTGTGGGCAGCGGCAGCTCTGAGGAGCCGCAGGTAAGggcagcgggggaggggggggggctttcctcACGCCCAAGCGGCTAGCTTTGTTCTAAGGGGGTAACTCTCTATCTGCTCCGCAcagggagggagaggcaggggtAGACTGGAGGTGTACGTGCCCAACTTTGGGGCAGCACCACCCACACTCCCTGGAAGCCTCCCGAATGGACTGGGGGACAGTCCTGCCATGGGCATCTTACCTGAGGGGCAAGACGGAGGGCCGCCTAGCTCTGCTGTTCTATCTGCCTATGGCATACTTCCTGTTACAAGGGTACTTCCTTTCTCTGGAGTGCATCCTGTTTCGGGTATACTTCCCGTTTCCAATATCCATCCTGCCTCCGTCCACACTGTGCCCGGCGTCCCCCCCACCGATCTGGACAACCGGCAAGCTACAGACATACCAACGGTCCACGGCCGTGCCCGACCTGCCAAGAGCAGCACCAATCCTGCTTTGGCAAAATCTGAAGTCCCGCCCATTCGTGTAGCCCCGCCCATTCGTGTAGCCCCACCCACAGAACCGGCACTGCCTGACATTCCTATGCCACGCCCATCACCAGCTCCATAGCTTGTTGATAAGGAAACAGGTTTTTCAGAATGTAATTAATACCCAGGGCAGGATCCATATACTGTAGCCAATTTTTGTGGGATGCAAATTCAATAAAGTGATAAATTCAAACTAATCTCTCTGAGTgttcttttttatactgttaTGATGATTCAGCTTAAAATGCATATATTCTCACACATGCCACTCATTGCATTTGCATCAAACAGCTATTTTCAACCTAAAGTGCACAAAATATTGTAGAATCTTGAACTCTGATCCACTGCACACATAACAAATTGCTCATCCTTAGTTGATCCTGAAAGTGTATATTTCTATCCTCCGTCCCATTTActtacatttattaataaaaataaagtctCCCTCAAACAGGTAACACTGTActgttaaaatacattttcccaACCGAGGGTCAAATCCTCAGGGTAAATGTAGCTTTTCAATTCAACCCGTGAATTATAGTAATTATGTTTTCTACTGGCATTAAAAGTTTCAGTTTGGATAAATGGCTTCAGGAAAAGGGTCCAAAAATAAGACGAACCTAAAGGGAAGCCTGTGTTACCTTAGAAACATTCAGTTTCATTAATAAAATGGTACAAATAATTTTTTGAAGGGGACCAATAATTATTCTTTGAGAATTTTTTGGACCGTGCTTTGCGATGCTGTGGGAGGTGTTGGGGCAGATTTCGTTAAACCCAAACACAGGCTTCTACCCGGATTCCTGACCAGAACCTTGTTCATTCTCGTTGCCGGTATGGGACTGCATGGTCTGTCCTCGTCCTACCAGCAGAGGAATTGGGATGTCCTCGTTTGTTACCCTGGCGACACGTCAAAAGACATGCTCTGAAAATTGTGGGATGTCTTCCACTGGATTTTGTCACTGTTTTGAACATTAAAGGCTTTAGATATTTaacaataacattattattatcattattatttcttttgttattattattattattattattattattatataacttCCCACAAGTGATTATTGTATTTGTATGCATCTGCGTGCAGGACGTGTAGCTTTTTAATCTcaaatttattcatttgttttgtgtttgtctgAATGACTCATAACAAGAACAAGATGCCCTTTGATTAGCGAGAAAACGTCCTTCAGATTCAGTCGTCCcgtccccccccagcccccgctgGCACCGCTGTCTCCCCAGAGAGCGGGGAGCGTGGAGATGACCTGCACGCCTTTTTGATCTCAGACTCAGCCCGCCATCAGGGCTGGAGCGATACGTTTAAAACGCTTTTCATCTGACCATAATGACTACAGCAGTGAGTCAGTTTCACAATTTCCCACGACAGGACAAGGAGCACTGACCAGTCCCAGCCAAACTCACGCTTACATTACACGGGGCCATGTGCCCAGCTATGGACAGAGCACTATATCAACTAGCCAAATATCTAATTCCTCCAATGAACTGAACCAAAAACTTTTAAATGATCTTGTACTGGTCTTTTTTGTCCTTTCTTGGAAatcatgtaaacaaacatttatgaTGTCACTGTTTTTTATGGGAGATTGACATTGGTGCTAAAATACTCCGGGCTGTAGCCccgagtgatcggacctaaGGACGCCCATGCTGTACAGTATCATACGATATTTTTAAACATCGTTTCCTTTGATGCGTGTAAATGTGTTTAgatttttggtcattttttcattttattcaccCTCACACCCACttcctcccaaaaaaaaataaaatgaacccCATGAACAGTAAGCCACAGCTGTTGGCACAGTGCTGACCGCCGTTACGCTGATAAACAGGCAAGCTCCCGTCTGAACACTCCGCACTGGGGCCCGGCAGTGAAATACAGGACCTGGCGTTCCCAGGGGCATTTCCAGGACGCCTCCGATGTTCAGTTTCCCATCGGACCTTAAACAGCACCTTGGGCTGCAGACCAGGGGGGACGTTCAGAAACGCTCGCGTATGCAGTATTCCGTGGCGTGTTTTCAGAGCTGGGGTGTCATTAAGGGCGAAGCGTAACCTCACCACTGATCATTTCCCAAATCCCGAGGCGACACAGTAGAACTCCCTCGTGGGTGATGTCAGACACTCGGCGATTGGTTACCCACTTTGGGGCGAAGATATTTAAACCCGGGACCTGCCCTGCTCCCCACTCTACACCCTCTCCAGCGACCGTCTCCTCCGTCTGGAACCCGGGAAGGTGATATACCTATCCGATCATTCCTTCAGCGCATTCCTTCATTTATAATACCATGGGATCCGTCAAGCCTGTTATCTATACTTATGAGATTATTTCCATAGAGAAAGCGTGTTCCTCTCTAAGGACATTGAATTACCTGGTGACTGTGGTAATTAAACTGCTTAAAACACATGTAGAGAGAAGGTCTTTGCTCTATGAGAAGGGCTGTCACAGATTTATCAAGAAATGAACCGTAAAACTGTCTTCAGGAGATGTATCTAGCAGGCAGTAGGCATATCAGATACCGTTAAAATGGACCTAATGTAAGCTGCTCTCATAATTACAAAAATCATGTAGTTCGTTCCTTTGCCTCATTATCTAGCACCCtcttcatttttaataatgtgccTTTGATGGGTTTCTTCACCctggttttgtttttgcaggCTGTTGGGGAATCCGCGACAATGAAGAGCGCCCTCTTGTGCCTCTGTCTGGTCAGCACGATAGGTGCTGCTCCTGTAAGTCCCGCCACTCCCCGCGCATTTACTTGCACTGCTCTCCAGGGGGCGCCGTGAAGGGTCCAGCTGCCTAATGATTCTGAAactaggtgtttttttttcagatgaAGACCTTCTATGAGTATCTTCCTCAGGCTGGAGTCCCACAGGTAGGCTACCCCCATCTGTCAGAGGTGGCAGCATCATTATGGAACAATATCCCATATTTGACCACAATTTGAGGTCCTGAAGAAAATGGGTCTTAAATGTCATGATGTGTCTGCATGTGAATACAaaagataaatatttaatttgttgTAAGGTAACCTGGGAATAATGCCCTACTGGGCCATTTTCTTTCTGATTCTTCCAGCAAAGAAGCGGTCCGTACTTCCCCCTGGCACAGCCCCCACCACAGCCAGGCCTCAACGGCCCCGTCAGCATTGAAATGGtaggcccccccccagctatCCTGCTGCACACACGGAGTCTGATTCCTAATGTAATTCATATGCATCCACACGACCAAAAAGATTCCCATCTTAGACCTCATTTGCATATTCTCATAGATGACTTGTTTCACTTCACATTCAGTTCTGATTCACACTTGTTCACAAGTTCACTTCTACTTCACTCTCGTTCATGCATTCAGATCTGATTCACTCTCGTTTACACACTCAGATCTGATTCACTCTTGTACAGATTATTCAGTTCTGCTTCACTTTCATTCACATATTCAGATCAGATTCACTCTCATGCATCCAGATCGGATTCACTTTTTTTCACACATTCAGATGTGATTCACTTTCATTCATACATTCAGATCTGATTCACGCTCTATCACACATTCAGTTCTGCTTCACTTTCATTCACAAATTCAGATCTGATTCACTCTCTATCACGCATTCGTTTCTGCTTCACTCTCATCTCAGTCATTCATATCAGATTCACTCTCTTTCATGCATTCAGATCGGATTCACTTTCATTCACGCATTCAGATGTGATTCACTTTCATTCACACATTCAGAGGATGCAATGAGTTGTGATCCTTTTTCATTTATAGGTGATGATGCCAAGATACTCTAGTAATGGTCCAGCTGGAGAGGTACGTGATCGTAGAAGATGCTGAGAGTGAGATGCTGAGTGAGATCATGTGAGATGCTGAGAGCCCCCGGCCGAGCCGCCCTCCCCACTAATGACATGTTGTTCACATGCTCACAGCCCAACTCACCCCAGGTATTTCTGAAGTACAAAATGCCCAAGACGCCCGGCATGAAGAGCATGGAGATTGTAAGTGCTGGCTGGGCACATCGCAGGAGCACGATAGCCTAGCTGCAGCTAATGCCTGTATGTTAATATATACGCTTATATGAGTTAATTAACTATGTCCTCTTCGCTCCCCAAGTTCTACCCCATCGACTAcacccagcagcagcaggtgagCCTCAAAGTCATCAAGTTAACACATAAATTATTGGGAAAAGCCGTCTGTTCACATTTGTTACAGAAGCAATGGCTCGCCAGCTTCAAAACGTAAAGTAATGCTCTTGGCGGTTCGGGAAAACGTGCTTTCAGTAACCAAGGCCTTCAACTGTGTTTCATTCCTCCGCAGATCTTCTCCAGATATGGACTGATGCCACCAATGCTTCCTCAgcagaaccagaaccagaacGTAAGCCATTTTCTCTTGGTGTCTGTCTGATCTTCAGATATAAGTGTCCAGAGATACTTTATTCTTATTACTCTGAACAGTGCAGATTTATTCCTATTACAGTGAACAGTGCAGATTTATTCCTATTACAGTGAACACTGCAGATTTATTCCTGTTACTTTGAACACTGCAGAGTTATTCCTATTACACTGAGCAGTGCAGATTTATTCCTATTACACTGTACAGTGCAGATTTATTCCTGTTATTCTGAACAGTGCAATTTTATTCCTATTACTCTGAAGAGTGCAGATTTACTCCTGCTACTCTAAATAGTGCAGATATATTCTTGTTACTATGAGCAGTGCAGATTTATTCCTGTTACTCTAAACAGTGCAGATGTATTTCTATTACACTGTACAGTGCAGATTTATTCCTGTTATTCTGAACTGTGCATATTCCTATTACTCTGACCAGTGCATGTTTATTCTGATCATTCTGATTATCACCTCTTTGCATTTCAGGTGTTCCCGCCCAACACCATGCCACAGAATGGGCCCCAAAACCCATCCCCCCCTCAGGCCCaggcccagcccccccccaaggccCAAGGCCAGGCCCAGGCCCAGCCCCCAGCCCAGGCTGTGCAGTCAGGCACCAAGGTGACCACTTTGCCTGTTTCCTTATTAGCGGCCGGTTAGGTTGACGGTGAGGCTGCTGACTGTCGTCTTTGGGGCCTCAGATCCAGATCATATGCTGAAACTATCCTGTATGTTTCTGTCTCTGTAGCTCTCAGGGGCTGCAGTAAACTAAAAGCCTTTACCGTGAGTCCTAATGTCCCTTCAGGGATCTATGAAGTACCATCTTATCTGTCGTATTTTGAGGGCACGAAGTGCCTTTAGAGAAGCTTAATCCTACTCGCTTCTGTGCCGTTCTTTTCAGGATCTGGCAGGACTCACCCTCTGAAAGTCAGGACCCCATTGAGCTGCCTCTCCAGCTCCCCCTGGTGACGGGGCAGGTCCCTGCTGTCTCTCTGCTTTTGCATTTTGGGATTTTCACATGAAGGGACGAGGCAGCGCCGCTCTCTTCACACGCGGGTCTGCTGCTCATCCTGGGCCAAACGCTGTCCCTTTACTTGCTGTTTCTGTTGTATTTATGTCAGCtgtgattaaaatttttatttcaaagcaGTCGGTTGTAATTCGTTATTAGAACATGTCtcgaaaaaaatgaaggaagacCTGGGGATATCGATTCAGAGGCCAAAATGAAGTGGCAGGAAGTGCATGCTGTGGTGCTTTGTGCCTTCAGACTAGCATGTAAGCTAACGTCTGCATATGCAGATAGGTCAGGaaccggggtggggggcataaaGTCATTAACTGCTAATATGTTGTTGTTATGTTGCTAAGACATAGTTTTAAAAGCTGCAAAGAGACAGTGAGCCAATTACAAAGCGAGCCTTAAAAATCTATAGTTCTTCTGTTTACTCACTCAAAACAATCTAACAGTTTTGCTTAGCGAACGTTCTACTCTTTctaattatgcaaaaatgatttaaaaaaaaaaaaaaacgtaaatcTTGTATCTAATTACTTGCAAAAACATATAAGACAGATATACCAGTCACAGTAAATACTAACACTAATCCCGCTATTGGacgggtcatgtgacccagggGACTGGCTGTGCAGATGACAACATGCAGTAATTAGTAATTAGTTGTCAGAATGATATTCTTCCAGACAGCATTTACAAGAGTTTGGGGTTTGAATCTgacctctgctgtgtgtgtgtggagtttgcgtgttttTCTACCAGAAGGGGTCTGTAATGTTTTACTGAGTGTGCGTGAGTacctgccctgcgatggactggcaaccCGCCTGTCCGAACAACACATTTAACAACTcgtcatttatttaatttttcctCCATTTTGCCGTCCCAGGCCCAGTCAGCTCTAACGGCCCCAAAACCTCAGCCCTGTGCCTCTCTCCGTCCCAGGTCACCcactctccctctttctcctccCTTATCTTTCTTTTGAACCCCTAATATACGTCTCAGATGCTTTCTGAGGCAGAGGGTCCCGTTGAAGACGGAACGGCCATTTTCTGGCACCTTCTTTGTGCCTCTCTGCGTTTGATATCCGAACATCAAATAACTTGTGGCTTTAatagagtttttttttcatcactGATGCCGTCTTGGGTTTTTGAGGCTGGGAAGCTGCATTCTGCCATACGGGGATCCTCCCGTCGGTGAAGGGGAGAGCCGTCAGGGAAATTTATCAGGACCCTGGACCCAAACTCAGACTGCAAAGGAAGCCACGAAGCCCGCTCTGTAATCTGCCTGTGTGTCGAGGTGTTTTTAACATTCATACTTGATCTTTCCCACCCATTTCTATCCCTATTATAGGGTACATGCAatatgtttgtaattatatataatttatatgcaCATTTATGACTTTATGGCTAATATAATTGCAGTTATGCACTGAAATTTCATAAAATCATTTCAGTATAAAATATGCCGCCCAGTCTGACATTTaaacaaatgcttttatccaacgcaatgtacattttttgagCGAGCAAAGTAAGCCAGTAACTGGGGGTTACGGGCCTTGATCAacggcccaatggtgaaatcactctgccaaatgtgggacttgaaccaacgaccttctgGTCCTTACACACAGCCTGATATATGGTGAGCCTTTGGAGACAACAGTTCCAACTCCCAGTCTAACCTCCGATAGAGGAGTGGGGGCAGGTAGGGCTGATGCCTGAGGGGGATTATGGAATGCTTCAGAACGCTGACGAGGCAGAGATGAGGAGAGGAAAGCCACGGGATAATCCTTGGCGTGGGATAGGCTGCTATTGAAGGTGATGTCACCGTTTAGTAGCCtatggaggtggaggtgggggtcAAGGGCAAATGGTCCTCGGGGCTCCATGTCAAGGGCAGGAGGGGCCTCAGAACCTGTAGGTCCATTAAAGGTAGAGTACAGCACCAGACCAGTACCGCGGCCGGGGTCTGTGTGGGGCAAACTTGCCACCAGCAAGCTTCATCTTACCCAAATCCCCGACGATCTGATCTGCAGATTCGCAGCCGACACGCCGCTCGGTTACGCTCAGATGTGACAGCATGATCACACCCAGACGAGTGATTCCGGGCTGCTGGCCAAATGAAATTCAGCAGCACCTTCACACCGAGGTAAAAGCGGGGAAACGCTAACTAAAGCTGCAGCTTTGGAGAGCGAGAGTGGACATGGGTCTCGCCATAAGCCTCATCCAtatttctgggggggggggtgggggttgtcaTATTTACCGGGCTCTAAATCCCCAAATCCAGCTCACAGTCAGTAGACTCCTAGAGCAAAGTGAGTCCTGTGCCGCCAGTCGGATGCTTGTTGGTAGGAGTCGCACACAGTCGGTCCAGACGATCTGTTCTGGTTAGTAATGCTGGGGTTTTCCCGTATATGAGGACGCTGGATCGTACCACTTGTCACCAGCTGGGTGAGCTCACAGAAAATTTACGATTTCTCAAGTGACTGAGACAGTATCTCCGCTTATGTACGTTTTTACGTCCTGCTGATATTCTCTCTTATTGTCATAATTATTGAACTGAAACCTCACACCTACTTTATATAAGATGCTTCTTTGCAAATCTTTGGATTAATGTGGCATAAAATGACAAATTCAAGTCTCTTAAGTGTCCCGGGAATAATCCATGGGATAAAATCTCAGCACAAAAGCAACTGGTCAGATTTCAGTTTATGAAACAGCACGGATGTTCGCTCATGTTTAATCCtggaattttatgtttaaacGTAGTAAATTTGCACAACGAGACTAAAATGTGGAGCAAGGTGACAGAtgcattatttaaataaatctcAAAAAGCATATCACAATAAAATCTATGTCTGTGTGAGGGTTTCCCTCTCGTCACCGATATGAGTAATACACAGTACAAATGGtgatgctttacattaactgcaccttcataaagcatcatagaacattcataagtacAACGTAACATCTTAACATCccataacagctttaatatatattattaacaaacattatattatacagttataatgtttgtttttaaagaatACTACAGCTGTTAAAGTATGTTAGTATGTTAAAGTATACttactgtatgtgctgcttattaatgttctacgaatgctttatggatgcattataaaggtgtaGTAAATGTAAAGAGTTACTGTACATATGATAGGATAATATATTGATAATAATGTCCCAATCAGGTCCCGCCTTTTTCTCCTTTTATTATTGGTCGAGGCTTAAAAAGGCTCCGCCCCACATCAGGACTGAGAGCAAAGTGGAGCTTGTTTCACCCACATAAAGCATCGATGTTTTTTCATTGTCAGATCTGCTGTTTGACCTATTCTGCATCTTCTGGAGGGCGATCGGAGCATCATCATGCCGACGCTGGTCAACACTCACCAAACACACGTGGTACAACTCCCAGTAATCCCTCTGGGGAGGGAAGGAGACATGGAGGAGGAAGAATGTGACAGAAGAGAGTGAGGTTCTCCATCGCAATGGAATAGGGCCTTGACTTGCAAGTGCACTTTGATGAAGCTCTAAGAGTAACATACTGTTGCACTGATCAGCGTCTGATTGGCTCGTTTTCAGAGATGACTGCCAACCAATGGCAGGGCTCCGTCTTAATGcgaacaacagcaacaacaatgaAGAGTAAGTAGATCCAGTTACCCTAATTACTGTTATTAGAGTCAAGAATGTAACTGTTATCTAAGCTATGTTGGTAGATCACCTATGCATTATGAAAAGATAAGCTGCTTCTCGTTGGCATTAATGGTCCTCCTAGGCATGTTGCAGATCCTCTCCCTGAAGAGACGGCACATCCTCATCAAACGTTACACCGTAAAGCGAGATGATGTGTGCTGACAATAAGTGTCCCTTTAAACGCAACAATGTCCGGAAAACCGGGAACGCCGGAACCTGGATCTCACCTGGAAACTGGTCCTTATCTTTCCAGAAAAGataagaagaaaaagaaaaggcagaaaaatgaaaagaaGGAGAATAGAGAGTAAGCAGTCTCGTCTATCGGCCGATTTGCCCCATTTGGTCACTTGGAGCTGAataggaataaaaaaaaaaaccacacattTTATCCCAGAAAAAAGAAGGAAGAGCAGgtgaaggagaagaagaaggaggACCAGGAAAAGGAGAAAGAGAAAGATAAAAAAGACGAGTATGTGCCCTGAACAAAATCCCTACGCTGGATATGCTATCCACACTCCTTTGGAAAATGACAGCTGTGCTCATATCCCCCCTCCAGGCCCAAAGAGCTTCTGGTCATCGACCCAGGGAGTAGTAGGTACTATTACTGGCTGTTTGTGATCACCATCCCTGTGATGTACAACTGGATCATCATCATCGCCAGGTATGGCGACCCCTACGCGATCTAAACACCGCAGTCAGATTCAAACACACGAGTGACTGGCTGGTTTCACCCGCTTATTGCTATTGTTACTGGTTTGCTACCTAACTGCAATTTTTAACAAAGGCATCTTACAATTCTAGCTTTTCATATGTTCTTACTATTTTACTAACTTTTctaagggtacaacagcaataCCCTCCAAGACTTGAAGCAACAACCATTCGGTTGCCACCCCCTAACGCACAACTTCATACATGCACTTAGTCAGGGCACTGACATAACAATTGGCATCTATTCTCATTTGCTTTTACACTTATGAGCACATGACCTGAAGGTcattggttcgaatcccagaaCAGCTGGAATTTTAACAAGAAAGAATCATTTACAGCATATATTTTGAGgtgtttaattaatattacatatCAATGAATAACCGTATAATTAAACTTTAAGACAAATTTGACAGATTAATAGATAGAACGTCTCACTgaatataaaatgcaaaaaatgcagtatttattttctcATTAATACCTATATTAAAAGGAGGTTCAGATGTCCCCTCTACCTGGGGGAATGTTTTTGGGGATTTTTATCTTTCCAGCCATCAGACTGGCTTTCATCTCCAAAGCAGAAAACCTCTTGATTTATGTTTGATAAACCAAGTTCCCCTCCGGGGAAGAGAAAACAAAAGACTGCGAACATTATCATCGGTGAAAGTGGCCTGGCTGAGTAGCCCCTCTTCAGCCGTGTTTTCTCGCGCAGGGCCTGCTTTGAAGAACTGCAGCACAGATACCTGGTCGCCTGGTTTATTTGCGACTACATAGCGGACGTGGTATATCTGGGTGACATGCTCTTCAAGGCCAGGACAGGTAAGAGTCCCATTATGTGCTTTGAATTCCCTTAGCGCTGCAAAGTTTGGAAGCTTGAGGACTCTGCAGTGGCGTTTTGTCATCCCGGTGCAACCCgttcgtttt is part of the Paramormyrops kingsleyae isolate MSU_618 chromosome 25, PKINGS_0.4, whole genome shotgun sequence genome and encodes:
- the scpp5 gene encoding secretory calcium-binding phosphoprotein 5 — encoded protein: MKSALLCLCLVSTIGAAPMKTFYEYLPQAGVPQQRSGPYFPLAQPPPQPGLNGPVSIEMVMMPRYSSNGPAGEPNSPQVFLKYKMPKTPGMKSMEIFYPIDYTQQQQIFSRYGLMPPMLPQQNQNQNVFPPNTMPQNGPQNPSPPQAQAQPPPKAQGQAQAQPPAQAVQSGTKLSGAAVN